In the Corynebacterium kroppenstedtii genome, one interval contains:
- the gatC gene encoding Asp-tRNA(Asn)/Glu-tRNA(Gln) amidotransferase subunit GatC yields MSSISRDEVAHLARLSRLSLTDDELNEFADQIDGIIEHVQKVSNVDTEGVEPMSHPSDLAGVMREDEVHPTLTAEQALDQAPASQRDRFEVPRILGE; encoded by the coding sequence GTGTCTTCTATTTCCCGCGACGAGGTTGCGCACCTTGCGCGCTTGTCTCGGCTCTCTCTCACCGACGACGAGCTGAATGAATTCGCTGACCAGATCGACGGCATTATCGAGCACGTCCAAAAAGTATCGAATGTTGATACTGAGGGCGTGGAACCCATGAGCCATCCCTCTGATCTTGCCGGTGTTATGCGAGAGGATGAAGTTCATCCGACGTTGACGGCAGAGCAGGCCTTGGATCAGGCTCCGGCTAGCCAGCGTGATCGTTTCGAAGTACCGCGGATTCTGGGGGAGTAA
- the gatA gene encoding Asp-tRNA(Asn)/Glu-tRNA(Gln) amidotransferase subunit GatA: METTYRVANFNADDLTTYTAADLAEKIHSGEVSSVEATQAHLDRISQIDGDIHAFLHVSADEALAAARKVDDSIARGEKPSSSLAGVPLALKDVFTTTDAPTTCASKILEGYMSPYDATVTKRLREAGLPIVGKTNMDEFAMGSSTENSAYGPTHNPWDLARTPGGSGGGSAAALASGMAPLAIGTDTGGSIRQPAALTNTVGVKPTYGTVSRYGLVACASSLDQGGPTGRTVLDTALLHEVIAGYDPHDSTSVNRPVAPVVQAAREGAKGDLSGLKVGVVKQLAGDGYQDGVLESYNEAVSTLSRLGAEVVDVDCPHFDDALSAYYLILPCEVSSNLARFDGMRYGLRVGDDGHHSANDVMELSREEGFGSEVKRRIILGTYALSVGYYDAYYLQAQRVRALIARDFAKAYEKVDVLVSPTTPTTAFKLGTKVDDPISMYRFDLCTLPLNLAGLCGMSVPSGLASDTNLPVGLQIMAPAHQDDRLYRVGAAYEAARSGEPQE, from the coding sequence ATGGAGACCACATATCGCGTTGCGAACTTCAATGCCGACGATCTAACGACGTACACCGCAGCAGATCTGGCTGAAAAAATCCATTCCGGCGAGGTGTCGTCGGTAGAGGCGACTCAAGCCCATCTCGATCGTATTTCACAGATCGACGGCGATATTCATGCTTTCTTGCATGTTTCTGCCGACGAAGCTCTCGCGGCGGCTAGGAAAGTCGATGACAGTATCGCCCGTGGTGAGAAGCCATCCTCATCCCTTGCCGGTGTTCCTTTAGCCCTAAAAGATGTCTTTACGACGACGGACGCACCGACGACGTGTGCGTCAAAAATCCTTGAAGGATACATGAGCCCGTACGACGCGACCGTGACGAAGCGTCTGCGCGAGGCCGGTCTTCCTATCGTCGGAAAGACCAATATGGATGAATTCGCCATGGGCTCATCCACGGAAAACTCCGCCTATGGGCCGACACACAATCCGTGGGATCTTGCCCGGACACCGGGTGGCTCCGGCGGTGGCTCGGCCGCGGCGTTGGCGTCGGGAATGGCACCCCTGGCGATCGGTACAGATACGGGCGGATCGATCCGCCAGCCGGCGGCCCTCACCAACACGGTCGGGGTAAAGCCGACTTATGGCACAGTGTCGCGTTATGGCCTCGTCGCTTGTGCTTCGTCGCTTGACCAGGGTGGCCCCACCGGGCGCACAGTGTTGGATACCGCCCTTTTGCACGAAGTTATCGCGGGGTATGACCCGCATGATTCCACCTCGGTCAACCGCCCCGTTGCGCCGGTGGTTCAGGCCGCCCGCGAGGGCGCGAAAGGGGATCTGTCTGGCCTAAAGGTCGGCGTCGTCAAGCAATTGGCTGGCGATGGCTACCAGGATGGCGTCCTCGAGTCGTACAACGAGGCCGTGAGCACCCTCTCTCGCCTGGGTGCTGAGGTCGTGGATGTGGATTGTCCTCACTTCGACGATGCGTTGAGCGCGTACTACCTCATTCTTCCGTGTGAGGTGAGCTCCAACCTCGCCCGGTTCGACGGCATGCGCTACGGTCTGCGCGTCGGTGATGATGGTCATCACTCGGCCAATGACGTGATGGAACTGTCCCGCGAAGAGGGCTTTGGCTCAGAGGTGAAGCGACGCATCATCCTGGGAACTTATGCGCTCTCTGTTGGATACTATGACGCCTACTATCTGCAGGCTCAGCGTGTCCGTGCGTTGATTGCCCGTGATTTTGCCAAGGCGTATGAGAAGGTCGATGTGTTGGTCTCTCCGACTACGCCGACGACGGCGTTCAAGTTGGGCACCAAGGTCGATGATCCCATTTCGATGTATCGATTCGACCTGTGCACGCTGCCGCTGAACCTTGCAGGTCTGTGCGGAATGTCTGTTCCTTCCGGGCTTGCCTCTGATACGAATCTTCCCGTTGGCCTGCAGATTATGGCCCCAGCGCACCAGGATGATCGGCTTTATCGCGTCGGTGCTGCTTATGAGGCTGCTCGCTCGGGAGAGCCACAAGAGTAG